A single genomic interval of Camelina sativa cultivar DH55 chromosome 11, Cs, whole genome shotgun sequence harbors:
- the LOC104728152 gene encoding uncharacterized protein LOC104728152 — protein MDNTGEAKLLLFDSICSEIIEESAPSVLGGSIDEIIDPENLPYPVINLLGKAYLFLVNVEKANIWDGKDTYKVSKVLLKDGLIEEQLLENSFENVNAASILSGDQGPFMLENSPDITDSITPSSKRVYPANGGISDQNSTSKKFCIEPIDVEKSNPEFGVVGLHEKAEGSNDKDWVGKQKGVYNGNVVDNSVI, from the exons ATGGACAATACTGGTGAGGCAAAATTACTGTTGTTTGATTCAATTTGCTCTGAGATTATTGAGGAGTCTGCCCCATCAGTTCTTGGTGGCTCAATTGATGAA ATCATAGACCCAGAAAATTTGCCTTATCCTGTGATAAATCTTCTTGGAAAGGCTTATCTCTTTCTGGTGAATGTTGAGAAAGCAAACATATGGGATGGTAAAGACACCTATAAGGTCTCGAAAGTCCTCTTGAAAGATGGCCTAATCGAAGAACAACTGTTGGAGAATTCATTTGAGAACGTCAATGCAGCGTCTATTTTATCTGGTGACCAG GGACCTTTCATGTTAGAAAACAGTCCGGATATTACCGACTCTATTACTCCATCTTCCAAGCGTGTTTATCCTGCTAATGGAGGGATTTCTGATCAAAACTCAACTTCCAAAAAGTTTTGTATTGAACCAATAGACGTAGAAAAGTCTAATCCAGAATTTGGAGTTGTAGGACTTCATGAAAAAGCTGAAGGATCAAACGACAAAGATTGGGTTGGAAAACAGAAGGGTGTCTATAATGGAAATGTTGTGGACAACTCAGTCATTTGA